Proteins co-encoded in one Arachis hypogaea cultivar Tifrunner chromosome 11, arahy.Tifrunner.gnm2.J5K5, whole genome shotgun sequence genomic window:
- the LOC112721461 gene encoding protein ALP1-like has translation MVIKMKLDDDGAGDDASFGIKFDIEELEISASYQVHQLYLLELISQHRPRQINDDNLERELRRTQLMTQLLESEKCRDVIRMGPEAFRQLCQKLRGTGRVKDSTRSTVEEQVAKFLHIIGHNVKTRTMSFFFHRSGETISRHFHNVLHAILSLEGDFFRQPSGEEDCIGAIDGTHSRVKVPRVDAPCLRGRKDHPTQNVLAACGFDMKFTYVLSDWEGTASDSRILKDALNREYLLRIPEEKFYLGDAGFMLKPGILTPYRGVRYHLKEYSLREPQNPKELFNHRHSSLRNVIERCFGVLKKRFPIIAVDTEPYYSFETMRDIFLACCILHNFLMGIDVDQSIIDEVDRELLQERNIDRSQPIQQCDEEYRHAALLRDNIVVEMWNVYQTL, from the exons ATGGTTATCAAGATGAAGCTCGATGATGATGGTGCTGGAGATGATG CCAGTTTTGGAATCAAGTTTGACATTGAGGAGCTGGAAATAAGTGCTTCATATCAAG TGCATCAGTTGTATCTTTTGGAATTAATATCACAACATAGGCCTAGGCAAATTAATGACGACAACTTGGAAAGAGAACTTAGGCGTACTCAATTAATGACACAATTACTGGAGTCTGAAAAGTGCCGAGATGTCATACGTATGGGCCCTGAAGCATTTAGGCAGTTGTGTCAGAAATTAAGAGGAACTGGTAGAGTAAAGGATTCAACTCGTTCTACGGTTGAAGAGCAAGTCGCTAAATTTCTACATATTATAGGGCATAATGTGAAAACTAGAACCATGTCTTTCTTCTTCCACCGGTCAGGAGAGACAATTAGTCGTCACTTTCACAATGTCCTACATGCTATTCTATCGTTAGAGGGAGACTTCTTCAGGCAACCATCTGGTGAGGAA GATTGCATTGGAGCCATAGATGGAACTCATAGTCGTGTGAAGGTACCAAGGGTGGACGCCCCTTGTCTTCGCGGACGAAAAGATCACCCAACACAAAATGTTTTAGCAGCCTGTGGTTTTGATATGAAATTCACTTATGTGTTGTCTGATTGGGAAGGAACTGCCTCTGACTCAAGAATATTGAAAGATGCTTTAAATAGGGAATATCTACTTCGAATTCCCGAAG AAAAATTTTATCTAGGCGATGCTGGATTCATGCTGAAGCCTGGGATACTTACACCATATAGAGGTGTTCGGTATCACCTGAAAGAGTATTCACTACGTGAGCCACAAAATCCTAAAGAACTATTCAACCACCGGCATTCTTCATTAAGAAATGTCATCGAAAGATGTTTTGGAGTTTTAAAGAAAAGATTCCCAATTATAGCTGTCGACACTGAACCATATTATTCATTTGAAACTATGAGAGATATTTTTTTGGCATGTTGTATACTGCATAACTTTTTGATGGGTATTGATGTTGATCAATCTATAATTGATGAGGTTGACAGAGAATTGCTACAAGAACGCAATATAGATAGATCACAACCAATTCAACAATGTGATGAGGAATATAGGCATGCAGCATTATTACGAGATAACATTGTGGTTGAAATGTGGAATGTGTATCAAACATTATGA